One Phragmites australis chromosome 23, lpPhrAust1.1, whole genome shotgun sequence DNA window includes the following coding sequences:
- the LOC133906434 gene encoding mannan endo-1,4-beta-mannosidase 8-like yields MESARNLACPRLAEPPLQVTPRVSLLHCLLLASLSVMPPDADDWAVVERRGPHLWASGRPFVVHGFNTYWLMYFAADHATRPAVTAAIAEAAAAGLNVCRTWAFNDGGHRALQIKPFSYDEEVFQALDFVISEARKHKMRLILSLCNNWEDYGGKAQYVRWGKEAGLNLTSDDDFFSDPTIKSYYKAFAKAILTRINTITNVAYKDDPTILAWELINEPHCPSDPSGDTLQAWIEEMASYVKTKDPLHLLEIGVEGFYGPSTPEFLRVNPDDYSGNAGTDFIRNHRALGIDLASVHIYSDTWLPNSVEENHLEFVKTWMQQHIDDAANLLGMPILIGEFGISLKDGKFGNEFREAFMQTVYSIFLSSWKTGVIGGGCLVWQLFPESAEHMDDGYAIIFAKAPSSLNLLANHSRSLEC; encoded by the exons ATGGAATCGGCGAGGAATTTGGCGTGTCCTCGCCTCGCAGAGCCACCGCTTCAGGTAACGCCTCGCGTGTCACTCCTCCACTgtctcctcctcgcctccctctCCGTCATGCCGCCGGACGCTGACGACTGGGCAGTGGTGGAGCGCCGGGGCCCCCACCTGTGGGCGTCGGGGCGGCCCTTCGTCGTCCACGGGTTCAACACCTACTGGCTCATGTACTTCGCTGCCGACCACGCCACGCGCCCGGCGGtcaccgccgccatcgccgagGCCGCAGCCGCGGGCCTCAACGTGTGCCGCACCTGGGCGTTCAACGACGGGGGCCACCGCGCGCTGCAGATCAAGCCCTTCTCCTACGACGAGGAGGTCTTCCAG GCATTGGATTTCGTGATCAGCGAGGCAAGAAAGCATAAGATGAGGTTGATACTGTCACTGTGCAATAACTGGGAAGATTATGGAGGGAAGGCACAGTATGTAAGGTGGGGAAAGGAGGCTGGCCTAAATCTTACTTCTGATGATGACTTCTTCTCTGATCCAACAATTAAGAGCTACTACAAAGCTTTTGCTAAG GCTATTTTGACAAGAATAAACACAATCACAAATGTGGCCTACAAAGATGATCCCACAATTCTTGCCTGGGAGCTGATTAATGAGCCACACTGCCCTTCAGATCCATCAGGCGACACACTGCAG GCATGGATAGAAGAGATGGCATCTTATGTGAAAACTAAAGACCCACTGCACCTTTTAGAGATCGGTGTTGAAGGGTTTTATGGTCCATCTACTCCGGAATTCTTGCGTGTGAACCCAGATGATTATTCAGGAAATGCTGGAACAGACTTCATTAGGAACCATCGTGCACTAGGAATTGATTTGGCTTCAGTTCATATTTATTCTGACACTTG GTTGCCTAACTCTGTAGAGGAAAATCACCTCGAGTTCGTGAAAACTTGGATGCAACAACATATCGATGATGCGGCCAACTTGCTTGGGATGCCAATTCTGATCGGGGAGTTTGGGATATCACTTAAGGATGGGAAATTTGGCAATGAGTTCCGTGAAGCTTTCATGCAGACAGTTTACAGCATTTTCTTGAGCTCTTGGAAGACTGGAGTGATTGGAGGAGGCTGCCTTGTTTGGCAGCTCTTCCCTGAAAGCGCAGAGCACATGGATGATGGTTATGCAATTATTTTTGCAAAAGCACCATCCTCATTAAACTTGCTTGCAAATCACTCGAGGAGTCTGGAATGTTGA